The Magallana gigas chromosome 6, xbMagGiga1.1, whole genome shotgun sequence genome includes the window TTTTGGAAGTGAAAGGAGTAATACAACTCATTGCTTTATAGATTATTAGCAGCAATATTAAACTAGCACATGATGTGggtaaatcaaattatatgtGCAGGACGCAGTGGCCTTGGAGAGGTTCTTTTTATTACTCCATGCACTTAATGCGTCGTGAACTTGATAGGATGACATCTTTTTCATTACGTTAATCTAATCAGAAAAATGACTTATCAAGCGGTTAAAGAGTGAGTTATGGTAATCAATGGATCAACGTTAATTTCAACAACAGAAATACTGGTATTTAGCATCATAAAACCCAGTAAGAGTCAATCTAACCTCGCTTGCTtgagtaaacaaaaaaataagttcAACACTGAGTTCGACTACAGAATTGGGGTCTTATTGCCTGCAAATTACTGAACCGCGACCAAAAACCATTAAGATGCAACAATGAAAGGTTTCAGTTATTGCATACCACGCAATTTGATAGGGGTCCGAGTTGACTGTGCTATAATTGTCTGCTTTGCATGAGAATAGGAGCTTTCTATTGCTATATGAGGGGAAACGTCTGCCGGGAGTGTGGGGCATCCGTGATGGTGGTTAAGTTCGTGTTCTGCATTGTATACCTTAGTAGTAAGGGATTTGACATACAGTGTTCTTTTAAAACAGTTGtgtaatttgttatataaaaaatactgTTACTTAAATTGCTAATAATTTCATACATATATTAATTACATGGCAAACAGTTCTTTACAATGGTAATTTGGTTGCGGTTTATTGTATGCTACTCGATATAATATCTAGaaacccacccacccaccccctttccCTCCTCCGATAGGATAACTACACATCAAAACGTTATGCTGTGTAGTCAAGTCCACATAGAGAAAACTCTgcataatttgaataattaaggACTCAAACTCTCGgttatatacttttatttttaaaaagcattagaTACGCAATAACGAGAAAAGTTTcgtaattcaaattttaaagattcCAATTTAGTACttatattatttatcaattctGTGTCCCTGTAGACTCATTAGGCTTCAATGAATTTTCATTTGCAAATAAATAGTAGACGACAGGTTGGTTtggggtgggttttttttttttagaataaagcCAATCAAATGTCAGGTTTAAACAATAAAGGTAACTCACTCACCTTCCCCTGAATGTAAAAGTCGAGTCCAAACGGATTCCGTTCCCCTCCGCCACCTTGTGCTTTATGCCCCACCCCGTTCCAAATTGTAGACGGGTTACAAGGGTGTGGCACTTTATGACCATTTGGTATCTTGTCGCGAAAACTCCCATACTCCTCTGACCAATTTACAAATAGCAAGATCACAAAATACCGGTACCTTAATCGATGAAAATAGGAAATAAACCATAATTAAATGCTTAACTACCATGACAAATGGCAGGTCATTACTTATTTAAGTCTATCTAAAGAAGAtcttttgatttgaaaaaaatagtattgttttgtattgtttattagtcaatagctgtacagctcatagacatttaccattaatatacacatgttataatacatatactggtcacttgaaaaaaggcaagtttatacatgaagttttatatatatatagtttgatattttaatcatatcaaaatttcaaacctaaaacctttactttttttcatgatataaaTAGTGTTTTGCTATAAAGGTCATACGTGTTAATCATTGACAAAAATTAAGTGTCCAATATTTTCTTTCgtgttttgtttattcttcGTATAGTTTTCCCACCTCCACCCAGCCCCCACCCCCTGTAACTCATTGatgtcaatatatatattgcaaaagGGAGTGGATGCTTTTGCATAATTAAATGCTTTTCACTGTAACAATCTTTCGCCCATATCCTGTACCCCAAATTCTCATTTATAATTACCTTCGATATCGATAATATTCTTTTATAAAGTAAGGATTCTGTTACggttaattaaatgttaatgatcATGTAAATGTCAGATATACGACCTGAACtcaaaacataattttctttttagaagACCTCTATAATATCAGTTTCAGTATTTCAAAATCCGTTTTAGAAGTTGAAtacttatttcaaaacaaaatcaaccccccaaaaaatttaaaaagaaaacaagcaaATAcgaaaacatgatttttccTACGAATACAAGTATATGAATTGCATTGATTTCCTACTGCAACAGACTTTCGGGTGTTGATTCTATACTTTATCATCAGAGTTAATTTACATGAGAGACAAAGGTCATTTAAAGCGTGTGATGTTAAAAATGAACTCCAATATCTGAAGcaactgaactttatttttgatgaaaatCTATTTTATATCGCTTGCAATACACAAATATGGTGATTCGGAAGACTCAACTACTAGCAAACCGACTTACATTTTGGTGCCCATCCTGTTTATAAATATGGCCGGTCGCCTGCAATACGTTACAGGCCAATGCACAAGCGGTTTAAATTTCAAGTCCTTTGCATTTCCATACAATACAATGTAAgctttaaaatcaatacatgGATGTGTCGGTGCTCGGGTAGCTtgggtagtttttttttttttttggttatatgGACGAGGATCAAAAATCGTAGAAAAGTTGATCTGGAATAGAAAAAACTAAGCTATCAATTTTCCTGgaaatttttacaactttgatttaaattttttgaatatataaagcaaACAAGTTTATTAGATAGAGATCAGAACATTATTGGATTAATTGTACGCTATGCACCTGACGTTGTACATTTGtctcatattaaaaatatatatatatatgtatatatatcctTACCTTATACCGTAATACATTTATCTGTTAGAAATAGTTTGGtatggatatttttttattacgaGAAAATATACAACGTCATGTGTCTTTGGAGTTTTAGTACACGGTATAATAACTTAAGCAATAGTACGCCTTGGGGACAACAAACCATATACTGAAGCGTTCAAGATCAGTCTGCGCTTACTAATATTATCGTCTGCTTTGTTTGATGCATCTTTCGCCGATTTTGTAACCTACTTAAACATTCTTAAGACCAGCGGGTGCAAAAGCCTTTGTTGAATATTCTTTTGAAATTCTCTTTAATCACACTGGTACATGAAGCTGCTGCACTTACTACAGGGGATCGCTCTCAAATAAAAATTGCTCCACTTGTAAACCGATAttctttctatatatatatatatatatatatatatatatatatatatatatatatatatatatatatatatatatatatatatatatatatatatatatctttccGAAGTCTTTGTAGggtatatattaaacatttttttttatgttagtACAATGATTTAGCGACCCGAGAATTAAAATATTCGCCGAGcctgaaggggggggggatatagtATTTCAAGGGCATCTTcattatcattttgataaataaaacagCAAAAACTGTCAAttctattaattatataattcaatGACAAATTGATACGAACAATTAAAATTGATTGTGTGTTATCATACGGAGAATATTTCATAAACTTATTTAATTAAGTTAAATAACTGAACACAATGAGAAATGCTCCATTTTATTATACTTCAGGGATGATTATCAAAGCAGAAGGGGGGGGTATAGTTTGTTTAGTTGTGTTATTTTCTGTTGTGggtttttacatttattttcattatctaAGCGATGGAAGGTACTTAATACACCATATTGAAAGATACCGATGTACCTATTTTCAGCTGTGATATTAAGATCATTTACACATCACATGTTTTCaagaaaaggaaatattttctttgcatATTTTTCCCGAGCGACAAATAATGGTCACATGAATGTTATCTTGTTACTTATCTGATATGGTTTGTTCAAAAACTTGAGCAAAGTTTATATCTTTGAAGTGCCAGATACCGTATAACATTCGCCTACTGTAGCATTACATGAATGCTGAAGACAACAATAAACAAGCCAAAATCGCCGATACCGAGTAAACAGGTATTTCTACAGCAGATGGACTGGGTAACTCATCAGTGAGAAAGCTTACACCTCGCTGATAATCGAAGCTACCAAAACAATTCAGTTGTAACTTCTGAAAGCGGTCGTTCGAAACATCATCAAACTGAGCAGTGCAGCTCGAGCCAAAAACCAAAGCTAATCCGCCAGTGAAATCCATACGAAAGGTCGAGGTGTTCAAAGACATTAGTGTTAAATTTCCCTCACCGACCGAATTAACCTGAAAAGACATCTTGCTATACGGCGAGCCTTCATTGATCACGACTTCACCGTTCAGCCGATGACCGTAGTGACCTAAATAGCGCGATACGTCATAGTCGTCTGCCGGTAGTTTCTCGTCTGTATTGTTTCGTGGTGTAGGACGTTCCTTCCAAGGTTCTGGAAATGTACAAACAGTTGAAACATTCAACCAGGGTTCTTCTTGAAGGAGAATGTCAGCAATGAAATAGGACAAAGGTTCTAAATCCCTGTTGTACGATATTGGCCACGGACCGTTGACGAACATGAGGAAACCACTTTTAGCTTGTGGATGAAGAGAAATGACTGTTGAGTAAGCATGGTAGGAGCCAGTGTGGAAAAGGGCTCTGTGTCCTATATTGTAAGGaaacttaattaaaaatcaagcaGTAGCACAGATGATGTTACTTTTcacatatttgttattttaaaagtcGATGATATGATAATTACAATATCGACAGTTGTACCGGTATTCAATGCGATTTTAAGACTCAAAGTTAACTTCTTTTAATTTTCGATTCCATGAGTATTCCAAAGTCAATGATAAACTTTTTAAGGaattgaaataacattttattatttaaaagtgCTAAATTGCTCATAAGCTAACATgcataaagttttttttcatttgtttatttttacctCTGTAATTGCGTCCAAACCATGCATATCCATACCAAGAGGTTGACGAAACAACCGGAAAAGGCTTTATCAAGCTGAAATCATCTATGACGCCAGATGGTAAGGATATATGGGGTTTAAACATCTCATCAAATACATTCTTTTTGATGAGAGTATAACCATTTTCCGTCGTTCCATTTCCCAAAAGAAACGTCATCCACTTCGACAAATCTTTTGCTGATGACCATAAACCTCCAGTCGGAGAAAATTCACCTAATCtaaattagaattgaaaaactAACACTTGGTTAAAATGAAGGCGGTAGACCATAAAAGGCGAAAGTAAAAAAGAAGCTGCGGGGCTATTACATGCATTATGAAAGTCTGATTCAAACAGACGCTTCATCTACACTTAGCAGATTTACTCAGAGAGTGATATCAATTATAAtgatatgaaaagaaaatgtatataataaatgaaattaatagcCTGGTGTTTCTTGCaaatttctttctttcaaatttaactctcttttttttttttgcttactCATTGAAGacgttgattttattttatcatctaactaaaaatcagtttgtatttaaCATAAGtgttactgtggtttcattagtattcaagggtatcaattttcgtggttaaAGTGCAAACctcagtttcaaggatacgtaaattcgtggccaatgatcctatcaatacaaaatgtcaatgttagtagaaattgcacttcaatgaacattttttttcatggataaacttaacaacgaaatccatgaaaattggtattcaacgaatttGATGATACCACAGTATATatgttgggggtttttttttttgttttttttttttttttttggggggggggggtgttttttaTGCTTTATTTTTCCATTCTTATTTTTATGCATCCAAAGGtccattatttttcttcaaatgttttgttacGAAAAACGAATGGTTTGCGGTCTCCTGCGTCAATTGTTTTCTTGTTTACTAGTAATATGGATAGCTGATTGATCATTACCTATAAAGGAGGAAATCCTTTTCCTGAAAACGAAGTGTTCCATTAAATTCAAAGTACGGATAGGCAAAATGTTCATCCCTTGATGTTGCATCGCTCAAGAAAATTGATGCGTTCATTCCTAACGGAGTAAAGAGTTTCTCTTTTACCAACTCTTCATACTTTTTCCCGCCAATTACTTCAGCCACGTGACCTGCTATCATGTACATAAAGTTGCTGTAACTCCATCCATCCCTGAATGGTGTTGTCAGTGGTAAATGTTTCAATCGACTACAAAAAATGTGCTCCAAATGGACATTTTCAGATAACAATACTGTTAAACGTGTTTAGAGAAGAATTGTTTTATAACTAGATCGAATGACACAAATTTGAAAACTACTTCCTATGCATATGAGTTTGTTTTACCGAGCATAGCGTTCTGTCGTAATATTCGCTAGCAGAGTAATTATGGGAAAATCCTGGTTTTTGGCACCAGTTCTATGTATCAGGAGGTCCTTGATGGTCATCTCGGATGTAACAAAATTTGAGGACATTTGAAAGTTGGATCCAAGTATGTCTGCCACTTTGGAAGTCCATCCAAGGCTAAAAGacaaaaaagtttatttcatcaaatgaatgtatattaaagaaaatcttCTATAACATTTCTGCGTATGCTTACGTTGCAAACTGTCctaataatttgtaataatgCTACCTTCCATTTTTTCTGTTGGGATTCTGTGATCAAGACACCTATCAGAGCGGCAGTAAAGGCTTTAGTTGTGGATCCTATGTTTGACACCGTGAACTCATCAAAAGCCACAGGCGGATCTAAGCGGGCTTTGCCATAGCCTTTGTTCAAGACAGCTCCATTTCTAACAAGAGATATCCCCAGTCCTGGCAAGAAAAGAACAAATATAAGATTAACTAAAAAATATTCTGCCAATATCCATTTACGGTTCTTTCTTCTTAAtgcgtttaaaaaaataaattgaattgaaaagatTCATAAAATGTCTAGAAATTTGCGCAACATTACATTCACGATCACGTTGCTTGATACTTCATAAATTATTCAGCAGGTGCCAAAATCCGGGTATTCTAATTATATCACACAGAATTTTGTATTATAGTGCTGAttgattgaataaatatttcagtGTTGCTGCCCTCCGCTTAATTAACTTACCAGgaatatttttgcatttcatcACTGCTTGAACTGCCCCATCAATGAAATCTATCTCGTTTTGAGTAAAATTTCCATGAGTGGGGATGATATAAAGACATATTATTGCAAAGATCACACAATTGAACATACTGTAGTTGACCGTTGATGTGAATAAATTAAGTTAAAACTAGTATATAGATTTATATCTTCATCCATATATATCTTGACTAACATCCTTAATGATTATGCCACACCTGTAGGTGTATTGCATTGCTATCCTTATGAAACAGGATGCTAAATGTGCTCAACAGTCCACTGGTCATTTCACAAGTAAGCGAAAATAGACACtgcattaaaattatcaattttaatgacCCCCAAAATGAGTACAATTTTGCATTTGTCCAGAGAACATGGAGCCCACGAATTCCGTATTTACCGATCAAATAATGACATTTATTGCCACGCACAGTTTGACGCCGaaagaaatattataataatagtaTTATCTTTAAGAGTACCAGATATTaagtttgttttgaacatattttattgattaatcaAAAAGATTagaaacaagttctaacaaTTTACAAGTTCCCCTccttaaatttaacaatatttgtCATGCATATAAATttagaacaaaagaaaatataatattgatatacacaaaaaaatattatttaaatctcaAAGATTCGTCTATAAACTTTGTACAGAAGCAGAAATGCTTTTGTTGATATGTAAAGGTAGGTTGTTGTTgccatataaaagtaaattagtATCAATATTGACTAAATCTAACATAAATAATTGATCAAACATGTTGTTTCTCGCTCTAGAGaagtttttacaaggaaaaaagaaatgatacatATCTTCTGTTTGACCACATAAACACAACgaatgatttttaatattacGTTTACAAAGATCATTGTTTAATACACAGTTATGTCTCAGCTTTGTTTGAATAATGTTGGTACAGcgtttaccaaaagaaaaataaatagggGGTTTCATAACAGTAGGAATatgtttgcaaaacaaattgattgagATGGCTGTTTTGGCATCTATATATTAAGTTTATTATTACTgtttatgagaaaaaataattcaagcaaaataaaaagaatattcgCTAAACTATAATCTAATCTGATTTACCATGTACAAAAAAGTATTCAACACTCTACCCAGTgtcaaactgaaaaaaaaacctcacgTGTGGCTTGAATTTGGCGGAATTCGCtttttcaatatctttataattCCATTTTAAGCGTTTGTTATCTTTCACATAAAAACGTTTTTGGCGGAATTCGCTTTTTCAATATCTTTATTCCATTTTAAGCGTTTGTTATATGTCACATAGAAACGTTTTACTGTATTCCATTCCTATCATTCcgcaatgtattttataattggTTACCTTAATATATTAGAATTGGTGATCTGTTTCTTTattactaataaatattgatagcTTTCGTACAAATACCATGCAAGTACAaataataaatgtgaaaaaagtatcaaaataacattgaaaataattgtatCATCATAAagagtttattaaaataaaaagatctgATATCGCACATATCTGGTTCATTTTGGTTTTcaagtatttgaatttttaagcgTTAAATTTCAACGATCTgtaattgattaaaataaataaaagcaatGCATATATGATTTCATTCGTTTACAAAACGCAATAAAACAATgcataaaaacataaacaacaGAGAAAATACATTTGATATACCAGAGGAGGAACTGTTGCCATATTCACCAACAAAACTTACACCTCGCTGAAATTCATATTCCCCCGCACACTTCAGATGCAGTAATTGAAAAAGACCCTCAGATTGTTCATCAAAGCGGGCTTCACAGTTAGCACCAAAAATAAGCGATAATCTTCCTCCAAAATCAATACGAAAAGTCGaattttcagaaaataataGTGTTAAATTTCCAAATCCAACAGAATTCAATTTGAATGAGAGGCTCTCATTCACGAAATAATTGATGGTGATATCGCCATAGATGCGATGTCCGTAATTTCCAATACAAGGTGTTGCGTCATAGTCGTCTGCTGGCATTTCTGTCTCCGTTTGGTTCTTTGCCGCTGGTTGCTCTTCCCAAGGTTCTGGAAATGTACAGATGGTTGATGCGTTCAACCAGGGATCTTCTTGAAGGAGAATATCGGAAAGTATGTACGACAGCGGCTCTAGATCTTTCCGGAACTTGATTGGCCAAGGGCCGTTGACCATCATGAAGAAACCACTTTTCGATTGTGGATAAAGGGAGGCAATTGTTGAGTAAGCGTGCAGAGAACCAGTGTGGAACACAGACTTGT containing:
- the LOC109617702 gene encoding uncharacterized protein, which gives rise to MSSNFVTSEMTIKDLLIHRTGAKNQDFPIITLLANITTERYARRLKHLPLTTPFRDGWSYSNFMYMIAGHVAEVIGGKKYEELVKEKLFTPLGMNASIFLSDATSRDEHFAYPYFEFNGTLRFQEKDFLLYRLGEFSPTGGLWSSAKDLSKWMTFLLGNGTTENGYTLIKKNVFDEMFKPHISLPSGVIDDFSLIKPFPVVSSTSWYGYAWFGRNYRGHRALFHTGSYHAYSTVISLHPQAKSGFLMFVNGPWPISYNRDLEPLSYFIADILLQEEPWLNVSTVCTFPEPWKERPTPRNNTDEKLPADDYDVSRYLGHYGHRLNGEVVINEGSPYSKMSFQVNSVGEGNLTLMSLNTSTFRMDFTGGLALVFGSSCTAQFDDVSNDRFQKLQLNCFGSFDYQRGVSFLTDELPSPSAVEIPVYSVSAILACLLLSSAFM